One region of Girardinichthys multiradiatus isolate DD_20200921_A chromosome 1, DD_fGirMul_XY1, whole genome shotgun sequence genomic DNA includes:
- the ndufa4l2a gene encoding NADH dehydrogenase [ubiquinone] 1 alpha subcomplex subunit 4-like 2, which yields MFRVVVEHVKRHPGLIPQFFFICLGMGGASLYLIRLARGPHVTWNKTDNPEPWNNLDPTYQYKFVAINTDYKNLKKEGPDF from the exons ATGTTTCGGGTAGTGGTAGAGCACGTCAAGCGGCACCCTGGG CTAATCCCCCAGTTCTTCTTTATCTGCTTGGGAATGGGTGGTGCATCCTTATATCTGATCCGGCTTGCCAGAGGACCACATGTCAC CTGGAACAAGACCGATAATCCTGAACCATGGAATAATCTTGACCCCACATACCAGTACAAG TTTGTGGCCATCAACACAGACTACAAAAACCTGAAGAAGGAGGGTCCTGACTTTTGA